GTTCTAATCGAATGTCCAActggtttcctgtttttttctctgcacgATACGTAAATAAAATCCTGTTcctataaataaaacatcctcATCTTATTTCAGAATAGGAATACTCCAAGTCAAACTTCTATTTGTGACACAAGCCTCACTTAAAGTTGTTCTAAATTCAAACATAATGAGTGTAATGGGTTTATAACTTGCTGCCTGCAGGAACGGTTCCAAACTATTCTTTCTATAACTTTATAATGGAGTTATAAGTTTTAATCTGAcgggggttttttttttttaaattactcgACACTAAAAAACCAGATCGATGGAGTCTCGTCCGTCGACCACTTCACACGAAGCCTCGTCTTCCAGAATCCGCAGCTCCCCGCTGAGTTCAGtccacagagagaaataaaaaaacaaaacaccaaggCCAACGGGTAATTTTGTGGCTCTGCCTGTTATCCTTGTTTAGCCTGGGCTGAGCCAGCCTCCCtccagagagtgtgtgtgtctgagtgtgtgtgtgtgtgtgtgtgtgtgtgtgtgtgtgtgagacgtctTACTTTGCACATGTTATCTCAGCGTATTAATCTGAGTAACTCCCATGGTGCACTTTGTTATTCATCCACGCTGGCGACACCCAGTGGCCGGGGGCAGTATGTCCGCAGGTTTGCCCGTCCGTCCTCACGTTCAGTTCTTGTGAACGCAAAATCTGGAGAAAGCTTCGAGGGAAATTATTCAAATTTGGTAGAAGCGTTCACTTTGACTCGAGGATGTGACGATTTCATtttggtggttaaaggtcaaaggtgaaagtCGCTGTGACCTTGCAAAGCACATTTTTTGCGTTGTCAAAAAGAGCTCAGGAACCTGGAGAGAATAGTTTCAAATGTGCTTAAACTCCAGGTCAGGTTTTCACACGTAATCGTCTCAAGTAATTTCAGTCTGTGTggtattgaaatgtttaaaatgattaaatataacTTTTACTAAGCGTAAATCACATATGAGTCCGACCCTTTGAGAAtagatttcattaaaaaaatgactAATCCTGGAAAGAAACAGCACAGCAAGAATAAAATGAACAGATAAATCACACATTAAGCTCCATAAACGtgtccgtcctcctcctcaccactcCATCGTCACCTGAATTGTTCAGATCCACCTGCTTCCTCTCAGAGGATATTTTGAGCTGCTGGGGtcagttatttttctctctcggTGACGAGAAGCGCTCGataagaggaaaaggaggaagaggaggaagagttcaGCGACAGTGTCGTAAGGCGACAGGAAACATCAGGCAGCTCCACCCTGATAGAGAAAAGGACGGACAGAAGAGACGTTCCTCTTTTGTGCTGTTCTCACTTCACGCTCTTAATTTCAACAGATGTTGTTTGAAGGAGAAAGCGTGGAGTCGATCAGCTGTTTGCAGAGTCGGTGTCGCAGTTTCCGCTCGTTTCAGAGATTTGagaagaaaagtaaaagttgtgtctcaaactggtttcagtTCCTGTTTTTCCTGTAAATTGGAAATAACCCGTGTGAAATCAAATAATGATTTGGGCGAAatattgtgatgatgatgatgatgatgatgatggtggattCCTCTTTACCGAATTTACGTGTGacatcttttccttcctcttcacctccagccACCATGAAGAAGAGCCAGGGCGGCTCCAGCTGGACGAGCGACGCGAGCCTGATGTTCGGGGGAAACGTCCAGAATGTGCTGACTCCGTCCTCCAcgaccaccaccacctcctcttcctcctccacgcCCTTCTGCTCCCAGATGACCTCCGTGGACGGAGTCAGCTTCTCCGAGGGCGAACTGCTGCTCCAGGTAACACAGGAAAATACGATTCCCTGACACTAGtctgtgtgatgtcacatgGCCCCACGTGATAACAAACTGACCGTGGGACGTGTTAAAGTCGGAAGCGAGCTTCTGTCGGCTCCCGAACGTGAGCTGAAACGCAGCTGTAGTCGAGGTTAGAGGGTAGAAGAGCCGAGCCACCAATCACAGGAGAAAACCTCTCAACGCCACACGAAACTGCAAGATTGAGCTTTGCCAAAGAGCCATGAAAAGCAGCCGGACGAATGTTGGCAGCACATTCTCTGGTGAGATGAAACCgaaataaatgtgtttggaTCGGAGGAGCTCCAGCGTGTTTGCTGTGGTCCGGGCCCGGGCGACCACACTGACTGAGCAGAGACACACGGAGCTGATATGGGATCTTTAAAAACGCCGTGTGCAGCTAAATCCCAgaagaaaagatgaatgaaaagaagaatAGAGTTAAAAGATAAATGTCAAATCACGGTTTCCAACACTTCAGGGTGTATTAATGTAAAGTTAAATATGTTCTGTGTCACAGGATAAACTGAGGGACTTATGATAAATCTTCTTGTCTCCGGCCTGCAGGCGCTGAGCGGCTTCGTGTTGGTGGTGACGGCTGAAGGTTACGTCTTCTACATGTCCCCCACCATCCAGGACTTCCTCGGCTTCCACCAGGTAAAAGCCCGTCCGCACCAATGAGATGAAAAATCAGAGTCTCAGCTCTGTCTCACTGTAAACGTAAAACCCCTTTCCCCCGAGGGACTGTTTCTCCCAGCTCAGATTCTGGAGTACTGGAGTCTCATGGCTGCTCTGAGGTCACGTGAGGAAAACATGCCgtccaacatgttttttttttttaaccacccGACCGCATGAGGACGACCCTTGTCACAGAAATAACTCGTTCCCCCCGCACAACGTTGTGTCTTCACCTCATCGACCTCCTGAACTCTAGCTGTTCCTCATAAAACTTCCTTTTAAAAAGATCACAGCGCTGCACAGATTGCAGATTTCCTACTGTCTGTGAAGCAGCGAGTTTCGTTTCATGTTCGTGCTCAGTAACAGTCGACTCGCACAGATTTGAATCTGTCAGTgaacattttgttctttttaagtCAGTCGGAGGCCGTGACTGTTTCCAGACACGCACGCTCCTCCTCCTGGGGACCGAGCTGATAATTCACCTGAACTTagaagacaaaaacaacgaGTTAGAAACATCAGGAACCAGAAAAGAAGACAATGTTAACATTCTCTATACTATcgacaaaagaaaataagaattaAAATCCCACATCGCAACACGTGATAACATAAAGAACTACCGGCCGCAGCTTTTCCACGGCTCGATCTGAAGTCAGGATGCTAATCAGGGAAGGAAACGATTCACCAGCTGCTTCGACTGTTTACCACcattataaactttatttatagagcgGCTCTAAGCGCAGTTACGGAGCGGagaaaagaagataaagagCAGACGAGATCGAGATCGGACCGcagatagaaagagaggaaactGATGGAAATGATTCGTCTATGCCAAAATGCATTTCATAGTTTATTTTGAGTTTCAAGGAGATGAAACGTGGAATTAACTCTGAGGTATTCGTGGCACTTAATTCTGTTTCtgcagtgatttaaaagaagtgcACAAACCTCTCGTGCTCACAAATCCAGACTTGAGGCTTGTTTTGAACTTGGACAAGTCATTTTTCAGCTCCGCCAACAAGGGGCGGGTTTTGtctctggtttgtttgtcatcGGTTGAGTAAGAGAACAAGCGGAGAGGTGTGGTTCGCTCAGCACCTCGCTCCCGGAGCACAacagcctctctgtgttttccagcCTTAAATCAGTGGCATTCATCCGCCAGGGCATTGTTCGCGCTGCGGCGTGTTTACACTCGCATCATCGGTCCTGAACGCAGCTCGCCAATGCAAACACCGGTCGGGATGGAGCTCGCCACCCAAAGTGAGGGCGGCCTGGAGGAGGGCcgctctgaaacacacacacaggctgtgatTCCTTTATTTAGCGTTTGTTATGATCACGTGTGGACGCCGtggtgacagacagagacgtcATCTAGCCTCCAGGAGGAGTCACAGGATATTCTCTGACATCCACTTGATATTGATACTTGAtgaaaagttttaatttcagaCATAAACGCTGATACTGACACGTCGGACATGTCGAACAACCGTCCGGTGAATGATTGTGTTCACTCTGTTTGCGTGAAATGATTGAATGAACAAACTCTGAAAAGCTGACGacttgtttctgtctgttttcagtCGGACGTCGTCCATCAGAGCGTTTTCGAGTTGATCCACACAGACGACCGAGCTCTGTTCAGACGTCAGCTTCACTTCGCCCTCAAACCCAACGCCAACCAATCCGACAGCGCTGCGGACAGTCCCAGTGAGTGACGACAAGACACACGCAGACACCGGCTTCGCCAGCAGGTCCATAACGATGTCACTATCATATTTACAGGTGAGAACTCTGCAGAGATCAGCAGCGGCGTGCTGACCTACGACCCTCAGGCCATCCCGCCAGAAAACTCGTCCTTCCTCGAGAGAAACTTCTGCTGTCGATTCCGCTGCCTCCTGGACAACTCCTCCGGCTTCCTGGTAACCGTCGATGATTACGTAGATGATCGTCTTCGTCCtcgcctgtgtttgtgtgtaaacttGTCTCTCGTCCGTCTCCAGGCGCTGAACTTCCGCGGCCGCCTGAAGCTCCTCCACGGTCAGAACCGAGTGTCAGAGAACGGGACCCTGGTGCCCCCTCAGCTCGCTCTGTTCGCCATCGCCACGCCGCTGCAGCCGCCGTCCATCCTGGAGATCCGCACCAAGACGCTCATCTTCCAGACGAAGCACAAGCTGGACTTCACGCCCCTGGGCATTGAccccaggtacacacacacacacacacacacacacacacacacacaccgaaatTCTGccaaacacatctggaaacaaacTACGAGGATTTGAATTAATGAACATTCACGTCACTGAGAATCTGAGAAACTCACGAGTCTCTCGTGTTGTCGTGTTTCCCGTCCACAGGGGGAAAGTGGTTTTAGGTTACAATGAGACAGAGCTGTGCACGAGGGGCTCGGGCTACCACTTCATCCACGCTGCGGACATGATGTACTGCGCCGATAACCACATAAAAAGTAAGTCCCCACAAACAACCACACGTCTGTATGTGATTTCTTCAAACTGGACTTAAACCGACTTGATTTCAAAGGGCGGAGATTCTGGTTCCAGATTCTTTTCCAGTCCTGCTCTTTGAATTATAGTTGAATGGACGAGTGGACAGACAGTGAAGatatctgtttttctgtgtcctGTCCAGTGATGAAGACTGGAGACAGCGGTTTCACCGTGTTCAGACTGCTGAAGAAGACTGGGATATGGGTGTGGGTCCAGGCCACCGCCAGGCTGGTGTTTAAAGGAGGGAAACCGGACTTTATCGTGGCCCGGCAGAGAGCGCTGACGTAAGTCAACCACCAAGCGGCCGCAGGATAGTTCCCGTCACACAGACTGGACTCGTTCTTTTATTGTTGAGTTAGTCATAAACAGtcgtttttcatttttctgcagaaatgaagaaggagaagaacagCTACGCGTCAGACGCCTGCAGCTGCCGTTCAACTTCGCCACCGGGGAGGCGTTGCTGTACGACTCCACCCCGACCGTGGAAACCCCCGACATGGGCTCCACCCCGAAGCAGAGGAAAATGGACGACTTGTCCGTCAGCGCCGACTCCATGCTGGGCTGCTTGCTGAGGCAGGACCAGTCCATCTACTGTGAACACAACACCAACTCCATCAACTCCCTCAACGACATCGCCTTCAAGGACACGCACGCCACCGTCAGCGTGCCGGGAGACGCCTGGCAGCACCCTTCACCCAAACCTGGATTATCTGGGAATCTGATTAAGTCTGAGGCCATGGTCCAGGACATGATGGAGACCCTGCAGCAGATCCTCGGGGACAGCGACGTGATGGACTCGCTGGACGTGGAGCCCAACGAGCTCAGGAGCTGGGAGAGCATGCTGCTGAGGATGAGCACCAACACGTCTGATATGAGGGAGGAGCTGAACGACATTCTCAACAACGACATCCTGTCGTatgtggaggagcagctgcagaaggAGGGTGGGTTCAAGCTGCCGGATCAGCTGGACGACATCTCGGCCTCCCTCTCCGCTCTGGACCAGCAGAGCCTGGACCCAAACCTCGCTGTGGAGCAGAACTTCGGATGGCCCCTGGAGCCTCAGAGCCAGCTGATCTCAAACGGAGGCCTGATGATGAACGGACAAATGGCGCCGGCCCTGGAGACGATGAAGCTCAGCCACATGGATCCTCCTCAGTTGGGTTCTCCTGCTTTAAACGGTCCCACCCTTCAGCAGATCGCCTCCCAGCAGATGCTTCCCACTCCTGTCGGTCTTGGCAACGTCGCTGCTCCGGTGACCTTCAACCCCTCGCTGGCGGACTCTTGTGCTCAGACGCAGAACGAACTGAGGAGCTTACAAGTCGCCGCCCAGGAGAACAACCTCGGAGCGTTCAGGCCGACCAATCAGCTTCACCCGAGCCAAGTGCAGAACCACGTTCAGATGAGGATGCCCAGCGCACCGATCGGCCTCCAGGACCAAAGCGGAGGCAGAAAGTTAAATCCTGTGTTCAACTTTCAGGGAAACCAG
The genomic region above belongs to Paralichthys olivaceus isolate ysfri-2021 chromosome 24, ASM2471397v2, whole genome shotgun sequence and contains:
- the ahr2 gene encoding aryl hydrocarbon receptor 2 isoform X1 — encoded protein: MLPNTALYAAKKRKKPVQKIPKPPPPDGIKSNPSKRHRDRLNGELDKLTSLLPFPEEVRARLDKLSVLRLSVGYLKVKSFFNATMKKSQGGSSWTSDASLMFGGNVQNVLTPSSTTTTTSSSSSTPFCSQMTSVDGVSFSEGELLLQALSGFVLVVTAEGYVFYMSPTIQDFLGFHQSDVVHQSVFELIHTDDRALFRRQLHFALKPNANQSDSAADSPSENSAEISSGVLTYDPQAIPPENSSFLERNFCCRFRCLLDNSSGFLALNFRGRLKLLHGQNRVSENGTLVPPQLALFAIATPLQPPSILEIRTKTLIFQTKHKLDFTPLGIDPRGKVVLGYNETELCTRGSGYHFIHAADMMYCADNHIKMMKTGDSGFTVFRLLKKTGIWVWVQATARLVFKGGKPDFIVARQRALTNEEGEEQLRVRRLQLPFNFATGEALLYDSTPTVETPDMGSTPKQRKMDDLSVSADSMLGCLLRQDQSIYCEHNTNSINSLNDIAFKDTHATVSVPGDAWQHPSPKPGLSGNLIKSEAMVQDMMETLQQILGDSDVMDSLDVEPNELRSWESMLLRMSTNTSDMREELNDILNNDILSYVEEQLQKEGGFKLPDQLDDISASLSALDQQSLDPNLAVEQNFGWPLEPQSQLISNGGLMMNGQMAPALETMKLSHMDPPQLGSPALNGPTLQQIASQQMLPTPVGLGNVAAPVTFNPSLADSCAQTQNELRSLQVAAQENNLGAFRPTNQLHPSQVQNHVQMRMPSAPIGLQDQSGGRKLNPVFNFQGNQWNSVPNSNQVNNFAQTYPQNISNESGFTAVPPSSSCLQGHFALQTHNSDNQRQSWPLEQQQQQQQLISGGRQQTCARLNQMSGLQRNPLPGVVAPQTTVNGRPVFRTPETPTVPFPVPQDLEPLAPSSSCMFGNAPASVPVNGVPLGQVNSCRQMNATGNNQILSKPACFYQGLPGPGSVQGIPALPNPDEAALSCQMTAGFDLNGLMVQQQQYLNFSEQTQINSRPVIGNKVFPFPSLPDDTVYYSENK
- the ahr2 gene encoding aryl hydrocarbon receptor 2 isoform X2, yielding MKKSQGGSSWTSDASLMFGGNVQNVLTPSSTTTTTSSSSSTPFCSQMTSVDGVSFSEGELLLQALSGFVLVVTAEGYVFYMSPTIQDFLGFHQSDVVHQSVFELIHTDDRALFRRQLHFALKPNANQSDSAADSPSENSAEISSGVLTYDPQAIPPENSSFLERNFCCRFRCLLDNSSGFLALNFRGRLKLLHGQNRVSENGTLVPPQLALFAIATPLQPPSILEIRTKTLIFQTKHKLDFTPLGIDPRGKVVLGYNETELCTRGSGYHFIHAADMMYCADNHIKMMKTGDSGFTVFRLLKKTGIWVWVQATARLVFKGGKPDFIVARQRALTNEEGEEQLRVRRLQLPFNFATGEALLYDSTPTVETPDMGSTPKQRKMDDLSVSADSMLGCLLRQDQSIYCEHNTNSINSLNDIAFKDTHATVSVPGDAWQHPSPKPGLSGNLIKSEAMVQDMMETLQQILGDSDVMDSLDVEPNELRSWESMLLRMSTNTSDMREELNDILNNDILSYVEEQLQKEGGFKLPDQLDDISASLSALDQQSLDPNLAVEQNFGWPLEPQSQLISNGGLMMNGQMAPALETMKLSHMDPPQLGSPALNGPTLQQIASQQMLPTPVGLGNVAAPVTFNPSLADSCAQTQNELRSLQVAAQENNLGAFRPTNQLHPSQVQNHVQMRMPSAPIGLQDQSGGRKLNPVFNFQGNQWNSVPNSNQVNNFAQTYPQNISNESGFTAVPPSSSCLQGHFALQTHNSDNQRQSWPLEQQQQQQQLISGGRQQTCARLNQMSGLQRNPLPGVVAPQTTVNGRPVFRTPETPTVPFPVPQDLEPLAPSSSCMFGNAPASVPVNGVPLGQVNSCRQMNATGNNQILSKPACFYQGLPGPGSVQGIPALPNPDEAALSCQMTAGFDLNGLMVQQQQYLNFSEQTQINSRPVIGNKVFPFPSLPDDTVYYSENK